One genomic region from Mytilus trossulus isolate FHL-02 chromosome 9, PNRI_Mtr1.1.1.hap1, whole genome shotgun sequence encodes:
- the LOC134684888 gene encoding uncharacterized protein LOC134684888 gives MGQNQSSRSIPTTPKGPPARPSAQPSARGLSQLGPQGPSYVNPENKVLPIVLPPSAKSLLRPVSQELSDFHPEYKEIFRSESLEDDNGNITNGEVVHDGSKHSTKSQDVNGNLSPRSNGHIPNDNRNGDLNRRPVSMYTNGGGGNNNTNVKGHRRQLSASSVLYSKENTIIEHPDEPKYNDDRPRKVTLPAKSSFDMPYSENLTYAQLAEYRRNQTLAELERKTGRKIEDLSAYAEDKQSNFERAPSTRSAKSYHSAGSALSKKKSRAPPPPNQPPPPPGSKSAPNTPRAAPGSKSAPSTPRGSNMHTPPARPNKPPPILKSYSVDREPPADYDDAQPRKNVSINRSSSSASGSRKSYAPATSPPPPNAPPPPPPPGSGILRNTNQRLNKSMVELPRANSASDFIKVRSPPVRQDSFNRPALQTEQNKFLSQIQKAAENRAMRRQNSEPAMTSTPPINGDIDNRVEKNLIFSATTNILESAKNNNEKDLPVKTPPPVALKPNRSSSSSFERQNSVTSESSTANSVHSSSNSEDQNGAIRRLNSLLQHDIKLAAQSKATKIVKHATPVKEKPMDPAQAFREQLAKAAYERDHRAKTGPTIDEKLKAAQAEEKEKSEANIVFYTDQVTVKRTDSIRKQNEEFRREDTKKRETSVQETNVEVESPKEVFTINKDEKPNLPVLTNGYKVEQKGEIIHHPRQMTPGGGISSQKDSYRNSIYASKDWTPEIDLDSDDNISDSEVLTSSLGKSNGFKSSVFPAKVNEINYKGKKQKGKERKFKKSIENDEKKKHGSIKKFKNSVHKSVLNAFGSISKASGKVLKKNKSEDLDNVNEQPMNWTLSSSSSTPSFSGTPVESRPNLSDGQLSNRAFKYMVPNGYQDHVSLSSESSDEERIVNNNVMFESNGHIESNEDTDNDDGNDQKYLKRAGVAYVSKSGQIVVLPEYDKVQPGEQRPGEFDNHAPKLKNKKKKFAFDNTVRRKEREHISEQITMDATEKEKKREDERRREMEADIDIKRTRELEARERLQRLEMQAQYHQQLLQQQQQYGMLSAPPLPPPNGFQQGFNPVEFSQFFGQQPGYGLPYGAPSGFGGPMYNNNVPNMSYDLSEYMRMMGVQNSTPTSTSQQLNAYMLHGGLNWPQTSLLSYPNKQQDDSKRNQVYNNWSGPKKQIVKSNSQGDSSASTSKKTSFYSADESDSSAGLSPQRTDASLSASKNNINGDTNDNYGYKSKISVTTVYTPGFNKSAASDNGSVISDNSADR, from the exons ATGGGACAGAACCAAAGCTCTCGTTCTATACCAACAACCCCTAAAGGTCCACCAGCTAGACCTAGTGCACAGCCAAGTGCTCGTGGACTCAGTCAGCTAGGACCACAGGGACCAAGTTATGTTAATCCTGAAAATAAAGTCTTGCCAATAGTGCTTCCTCCCTCTGCCAAATCATTATTAAGACCAGTGTCTCAGGAATTAAGTGATTTTCATCCAGAATACAAAGAAATATTCCGATCGGAAAGTTTAGAAGATGATAACGGAAATATTACTAATGGGGAAGTGGTTCATGATGGTTCAAAACACAGTACAAAAAGTCAGGATGTGAATGGGAACTTATCTCCAAGGTCAAATGGACATATACCCAATGACAACAGAAATGGAGATTTGAACCGACGACCTGTATCTATGTACACTAATGGTGGTGGTGGTAATAATAATACCAATGTCAAAGGTCATCGCCGACAGCTTTCTGCTTCGTCTGTTCTTTACTCTAAAGAGAACACGATTATAGAGCATCCAGATGAACCTAAATATAATGATGATCGACCAAGGAAGGTAACTCTTCCTGCTAAAAGTTCCTTTGATATGCCTTACTCGGAAAACTTAACTTATGCTCAGTTAGCCGAATATCGACGTAATCAAACTCTGGCTGAATTAGAAAGGAAAACAGGGAGGAAGATTGAAGATCTATCGGCATACGCAGAAGATAAACAATCAAACTTTGAAAGAGCGCCATCTACTAGATCTGCCAAAAGTTATCATAGTGCTGGATCAGCTCTCAGTAAGAAGAAAAGTCGAGCACCACCACCTCCTAACCAACCGCCTCCTCCTCCAGGGTCTAAATCAGCCCCAAATACACCCAGAGCTGCACCAGGGTCTAAATCAGCCCCAAGTACACCCAGAGGTAGTAAtatgcatacaccacctgccaGACCTAATAAGCCACCaccaatattaaaatcatattcaGTGGACAGGGAGCCACCTGCAGATTATGATGATGCTCAACCAAGGAAAAATGTTTCTATTAATAGATCGTCAAGTTCTGCTAGTGGTAGCAGAAAATCATATGCTCCCGCTACATCACCTCCACCGCCTAACGCACCACCACCCCCACCACCACCTGGATCAGGAATATTACGCAATACTAATCAAAGATTGAACAAATCAATGGTAGAACTACCTAGGGCCAATAGTGCTAGTGACTTCATAAAAGTTCGTAGTCCACCAGTTCGTCAAGATAGCTTCAATAGACCAGCCTTACAAACTGAACAGAATAAATTTTTATCACAAATTCAGAAGGCTGCAGAAAATCGTGCCATGAGGCGACAAAACTCAGAACCAGCCATGACTTCAACACCACCAATTAATGGTGATATAGACAATAGAGTTGAAAAGAACTTAATATTTAGTGCTACTACAAACATCTTGGAAAGTGCCAAAAATAATAATGAGAAAGATTTACCCGTTAAAACCCCACCACCAGTGGCGCTGAAACCCAATAGATCTTCATCATCATCATTTGAGCGTCAAAATTCCGTTACATCAGAATCAAGCACTGCAAATAGTGTTCATTCCTCAAGTAACAGTGAAGATCAGAATGGCGCAATTCGTCGCCTCAACAGTCTATTGCAACATGATATAAAACTAGCAGCACAATCAAAGGCCACTAAAATTGTTAAACATGCCACACCAGTCAAAGAAAAACCTATGGATCCAGCACAAGCATTTCGGGAGCAGCTTGCAAAGGCTGCTTATGAGCGTGATCATAGGGCAAAGACTGGGCCAACTATTGATGAGAAATTAAAAGCTGCTCAGGCAGAGGAAAAAGAAAAGAGTGAAGCTAACATTGTGTTTTATACAGATCAGGTGACTGTAAAACGAACCGATAGCATTCGTAAACAGAATGAGGAATTTAGAAGAGAGGATACTAAAAAGAGAGAGACTAGTGTACAAGAAACAAATGTTGAAGTTGAATCTCCAAAAGAAGTTTTTACCATCAATAAAGATGAAAAGCCTAATCTTCCAGTCTTAACAAATGGCTATAAGGTAGAACAAAAGGGTGAAATTATACATCATCCCCGACAGATGACCCCTGGTGGTGGCATCAGTTCTCAGAAGGACAGTTATCGTAATTCTATTTATGCATCAAAAGACTGGACTCCAGAAATAGACTTAGATTCTGATGACAATATATCTGACAGTGAGGTATTGACGTCAAGTCTTGGCAAATCTAATGGTTTCAAATCATCAGTGTTCCCAGCCAAAGTTaatgaaattaattataaaGGAAAGAAACAAAAGGGAAAGGAGAGAAAATTCAAGAAAAGCATTGAAAACgatgaaaagaaaaaacatggaagcattaaaaaattcaaaaactctGTTCACAAAAGTGTGTTAAATGCATTTGGTTCGATAAGTAAAGCTTCTGGGAAGgtattgaagaaaaataaatctgaGGACTTAGATAATGTAAATGAACAACCAATGAACTGGACTTTATCATCATCCTCATCTACGCCATCATTCTCCGGCACTCCGGTAGAAAGTCGACCAAATCTAAGTGATGGACAGTTGTCAAATCGTGCCTTTAAATACATGGTACCTAATGGTTACCAAGATCATGTGTCTCTGAGTAGTGAAAGCTCAGATGAAGAGAGAATTGTCAATAACAATGTCATGTTTGAATCAAACGGCCATATTGAAAGTAATGAAGATACGGATAATGATGATGGCAATGATCAGAAATATTTGAAACGTGCTGGTGTGGCATACGTAAGTAAGAGTGGACAGATTGTTGTTTTACCGGAGTATGATAAAGTACAACCAGGTGAACAGAGACCTGGAGAATTCGATAATCATGcaccaaaacttaaaaataagaaaaagaagttTGCTTTCGATAACACTGTCCGTAGGAAAGAGAGAGAACATATCAGTGAACAAATCACCATGGATGCAACAGAAAAGGAGAAAAAAAGAGAGGATGAAAGGCGCAGAGAAATGGAGGCTGATATTGATATTAAACGTACTCGTGAGTTAGAAGCTCGTGAACGCTTGCAGAGATTAGAAATGCAGGCTCAGTATCATCAGCAGTtattacaacaacaacaacagtaTGGGATGCTGTCAGCGCCACCTCTGCCTCCACCTAATGGATTCCAACAAGGATTTAATCCAGTGGAGTTCTCTCAGTTCTTTGGCCAGCAACCTGGGTATGGTTTACCCTACGGTGCTCCGTCAGGGTTTGGAGGTCCCATGTATAATAACAATGTGCCAAACATGTCTTATGATCTGAGTGAATACATGAGAATGATGGGTGTTCAAAACTCAACACCTACATCAACGTCACAGCAATTAAATGCTTATATGTTACATGGAGGACTAAACTGGCCACAAACAAGTCTACTGTCATATCCAAACAAACAACAAGATGATTCTAAACGTAATCAGGTTTATAATAATTGGAGTGGTCCTAAGAAACAAATTGTTAAATCTAATTCTCAAGGAGACAGTAGTGCTAGTACTTCTAAAAAGACATCATTTTATTCAGCTGATGAGTCTGACAGTTCTGCTGGACTGTCGCCACAACGAACTGATGCTTCACTAAGTGCATCAAAGAACAATATTAATGGTGACACAAATGACAATTATGgatataagtctaaaatatCTGTAACAACTGTCTACACACCAGGATTTAACAAAAGTGCTGCCTCAGATAATGG TTCTGTAATTAGTGACAATAGTGCTGATCGATGA